The Natrinema saccharevitans genome includes the window CCGACCGCGGTCCCGATCTCGCCGCCGTCGATGCTGTCCTCGATGCTGCCGTCCCCGAGCATGTCGGCCACGTCGATCTGTGCTTTCATTTCGTCGGCGACCATCCCCTTCAGCCCGGACTCGTTACTCACGGCGATCACCGCCGCTCGAGTCGCGGCCATTGCGAAGCCGGCTCACGGGCTTACGCTTCCTCCTCGGCTTCGGCTTCCATTTCTTCCTCGTCGGACGCGTCATCGCTCCCGTCCGTCGCCTCCTCGGCGTCGGCGTTGGCGTCGGTCTTTTCGCCGCCTTCGTCATCGCCCTCCGCTGCCGTTTCCTCTTCGGAGGCCCCGTCTTCGGACTCCGCGCTCTCCTCGTCGTCCGATTCCTCGGACTCCTGACTCTCCGATTCTGACTCGTCCGACTCCTCGTCGGCCGTCTCCTCGCCGTCGGCGACGCCGCTTTCCCCCTCTGCCACCGACTCGGCCTCGTCGCTACTGAGCAGTTCCTCGACGACCACGTTCCCGATCGTCCGACCGAGCGACTCCCCGACCTTCCGGCCGACGAGCGCGCCGATCTGCCCGCCCAGCACCGCGCCGAGGAGCACGTCCTCGTCGATCTGGTCCTCCCACCGAGTGCCCTCGACGAGCTGGTCGACGTCGATATTCTCCGTGATCGCCTCCGTATCGATCCGCTGTGTGATTGATTCGTCGCTCATGATGTCGCCTCCGTTCCCGCGGACGACTCGGTCTCCTCGTCGCCATCTCGGGTCGACTCGTCCTGCGTCGCTTCCGAGGTGTCGCTCTCGGGGCCGTCTCCCTCGTCGGCCGGTTCTCCCACCTCCGCCCGGCCGCCGTCGGTCAGTACCCGACGCGGCGGCCCCGTCAGCCGCTCGCCGTCGTCGGGACGACCCGCGGAACGCTCGCCCCGCTCGAGGGGCGAACGTTCTCTCGAACCGTCACGTTCGAACTCTGCGGTCATTATACGGCAAAGCGGACGGCAGTGAGCGTTGTGGGAATTGGCCTTGCGTATGCGACAGTCGGCGGGCTCGGTGGACAAAGAGCGTCGAAAACGGCTGTTAATCCGCTACTCGAGCGAGCCGACTCGGAGCGCGTACTCGCCGCGGGTCTCGCCGTCGTCGTGGTAGGCGACCGGTTCCTCGATCGCGGCGAGCGTTCCGTCTCCGAAGGCGGCAGCCGTGGCGATTCCCGCGAGCCGTTCGACCTCGGCCGGACCGGACTCGAGGTCGAACGCGCGGACGGCGTGGGTCTCGGGGTCGCGGACCCGGAAGTTCTGGGCACAGGGAGCGACCAGCCGGCCGCCGTCGGCGGCGAGGCCGTGGACGAAGCCCCGAGCGTCGTCGTCCCACAGGGGGGTCCCGTCGGCGTCGAACGCCGCGACGCGGTGTTCGTTCGGATGCCGACCGTCGGTCTCGCGGCTCTCGACGGCGTAGGTGTTGCCGGTCACGAACGCCACTCGGCCGTCGTCGGCGTAGACGTGGTTCGGGTAGGCGTACAGCCGCTCGCCGTCGATCTCCGTTTCGACGGCGAGGTCGATCGCCCAGCGCTCGGCACCGCCGGGCCCGAGCAGGTAGCCCCGCTTGTCGCCGTGGCTCGAGACGGCGATCGCGTCGCCGTCGAACGAGACATCGCCGACGCGGCGATCGCCCTCGGTGCCGGGGTCCCAGGTCCACTCGAGGGCGCCCGTCTCGGCCTCGAGGACGACGAGGCCGGTGTCGTGGTCGCCCATGCAGCGGTTGTAGCCGACCGCGAGGCGCTGGCCCGTGGCGTCGAGATCGAGCGCGATCGGCGAGGCGTCGGTCTCGTAGGTCCACCGGAGCGACCCCGCGGAGTCGAACGCGTAGACGGTGCTGTGCCACTGCCGGGTCTCGCCGTCGCGTTCGTACCGCCGCGCGGCGGCGTAGAGCCGTTCGTTGCCGTCCGCGTCGGTCCCCGTCTCGAGCGCCACGACGTAGGGAAGGTAGAAGACGGAGTCCTCGATTGCCGCACCGACGTCGTCGGCAGTGTCGTAGCGCCACCGGCGTTCACCCGTCGCGGCGTCGTAAGCCGCGATCGTTCCCGTCTCGCCGCGACCGGCGACGACGATCGTCTCGTCGTCTCCGGGTCCGTCGCCTCCGAGCGACGCGATCCCGACCGCGTGATCGGGGTGGTCGGCCGTCCATCGGGGCTCGAGCGAGTCGACCTCGCGGGCGGTAACGGTGCCGTCCCACTCGCCGGTGACGACGAGGTCGCCCGACTCGGCGAGCCCGACCGCCGAGCGGGTCCACATGTGGCGACTGCGGGCGGGGTCGATCTCGCCCAGCGGGACGGTCCGAAAGTCGAGACCGTCCTCGCGTTCCGTGTCGACAGTTCCGGCCATCGTTACTCCTCTACCGGGAAGGTCTCGTGGAGGGTGTCGTGGGCGTCGCCGAGCCCGTCGACGATGCTCGATCCCTGCGTGCGAAGCCGCTGGATGGCCCGCTCGGCGTTGCGGACCTCGAGCAACCGACCCCGAGTATAATCGAATTCGGGGTCCTCGCTGTCCAGTTCGGCGACCTCTTGCTCGAGATCGACCAGCGCCGCGTCGAGGTGGCGTTCGATCTCCGCGAGGCTGTCGGCCTCCGCGAGGCCCTCGATGGGGCCCTCGAGGTGTCCCTCGAGTTCCTTCTCCGCGTGGTCGCGAGTACTGTCGTCCCCGACGCCGAGGACGTTCATCAGTCCGAGTCGTAGTGCTTCGATTTCGTGGCAGCTCATGGGTGTGTGTCGTGAATTATCGGAGTCGTGTGGTTCGGTCGGTGATCGGTTCGCGGCCGCTACAGCGTCTGATCGACGAGGTCGCTGACGATGCGGTCCCGGTCTAAGTGGTCCGAGACGATCCGTTCGGCGTCGCCGTCGTCGACGTCACCGTACCAGATCCCGTCCGGGTAGACGGCGACCATCGGCCCGTCGCCACAGCGGCCGAGACAGGACGACCGCGTGATGCGGGCGTCGCAGTGGTCCGAATCCCGGACCTCCTGTCGAAGCCGCTCGAGGACGGCCGGCGACCCCATCTTCGCGCAGGTCTGGTTGGTACAGACCGCGACGTGTTTCTCCGGCGCGTCGTGGCTGTGGGGTTCGTCGTCGACGTCGTCGCGATCGGCGTGGGCCTCCTGGTGAGCTAGCGCCCGCAACATGGCGCGAGCGCCGCCGACATCCTCCTCGTAGCCCTCGAGGTCGACCTTGTACTTGCAGGTGTCACAGGACATCTCGACGCTGTCGGTCCGGGCTTCCTCCCAGCGGTCGGCGAAGACGTCCAGCAGCCGGGAGTCGGTCCCGAGCGGGTCGCCGGCCATCGCGTCGACGTAGGGGTAGTCGGAGTCGAAGTCGGCGGTCCAGTCCCGGACCCGCTGGGTGAGGACGCCGTCGCCGAGCATATAGGGGAGGACGACGACCGCGTCGGGCCGGTGCTTCGAGAGCCCGTGGAGCGTCTCCTCGAGGGTCGGCTCGGTGACGCCGATGAACGAGGCCTCAACGCGGTCGAACTCGCGCCCCTCGTAGAGCAGTCGCGCGAGCTTGTGGACGTCGCCGTTGGCGTCCGGATCGCTCGAGCCCCGGCCGCAGACGACGACGGCCACGTCGCCGTCCGCACGGTCGACGCCGAGTTCGGCCTCGACAGCCGCGGCGCGGTCGTCCAGCAGGTCGAGGATCGCGGGATGAACTCCCAGATGAGAGCCGTTGTCGATCTCTACGTCGTGTTCGGCCCGGGCCTGCTCGATCGCCAGCGGCACGTCGTTCTTGACGTGGCTCGCGGCGAACAGCGAGCAGTGGACGACCGTCACCCGCTCGGCGACGGGCGAGAGTCCCGCGAAGGCCTCGTCGATCGCCGGCTCCGCGAGTTCGAGGAACGCGGCGTCGACCGGGATTCCCAGTCGGGACTCGAGGTCGGCGGCCAGCTCGCGGACCTGTTCGTTGGACTTCTCGCGCCTGGAGCCGTGGCCGATCAGGAGGACGGCCTCGTCGTCGAAGCCGGGTGCGGGAGCGGCCGTGGTGTCGTCTGGTGTGCTCATATTACTCGTCGTAGGCGTCGGCCTGCTCGAGACTGCGCTCTAACTTGCGCCGGCGACTCGGCGCGAAGAGGCCGGTCTCCTCGCAGTCCTCGTAGAGCCACGTGCCGAAGGCGGGCGCGGCGGCGTCGTCGACGCCGAACCAGTGGCCGCCCGAGGAGGTTTCGGATAGCTCGCCGAAGGGCGCATCGACGGGACAGTCGGCGATCAACTCCTGTGCGAACGCGAGCAGGTCCCGATCGTCGTGGACGAACGAGATCCCGACGGTGCCGCTCGAGGACTTGAAGCAGACGGTGCCACAGCCCTCGAGCAGGCCCCGGAGCAGTTCGCGATCGTAGTCGGCGAACGCGCCGAAGCGGTAGTTGCCGCGGCCGTCGACGGGCAGTCCGAGCGCGCCGCTGCGGCCGAGCAGGCCGTCCTCGCCCTCGATCGTCAGCACGTACTCCTCCTCCGTCCGCGTGATCGACGTGTCGTGGGCGTACTCGCGGCTGGTCGTCTCGCGCTCGAGGTCGCCGCCGGCGACGGCGGCCAGCACCTGTGCGGACGCCTCGTCGTTGGCGACGACCTCGATCCGGTCGTCGGTAACGTCGCCACTGCCGGCGACGTGGCCCCAGAAGTACGCCGTGGCCGCGTGGCCGGCCAGCGGGTCCGACGGGACCGAAACCTCGAGGGCGTCGTCGCCGCCGTCGGCGGATCGGGCGTCGCTCATTCGCCCACCTCCTCGACGACGATGGCGTCGGTCGGACAGGCCGCGGCGGCCTGCTGGGCCTCGTCGATACGGTCGTCGTCGAACGTCGCGACGACGCGTTCGGCGTCGTCGATGACCTCGCCCTCGCAGTCGTAGACCGGATCCGCGGTCGGATCGATCGTCGCGAGGCCGTCCTCGCCCTCGATAAAGCGCGGGTCGCGGGTCAGGCAGGCGAAGATGCCGTCGCAGGCGTCTTTCTCGATGGTGACTTCGTATCGTGGCATGGTGAATTCCTGTCGCTCAGTAGTCGTACTTCGTCTCGTAGCCCCGGGGTGTGACCATCCGGTCGTCCCAGACGTAGGTGTCCTCGGTGCCGACGACGATCGTCGTCGTCATGTCGACGATCTCGCTCTCGCCGAGGTTCTCGAGCTCGGCGAGTTCGGTGATCAGCACCTGCTCGTCCTCGCGGCCCGCGCCGTGGACGATGCCGACGGGCGTATCGGGCCCGCGGTGGGTCAGCAGGATCTCGCAGGCCTTCTCGAAGTTCTCGCGGCGCTTGCGGCTCCAGGGGTTGTAGATGGTGATCGTGAAGTTCTCGCTCGCGACCGAGTGCAGTCGGGACTCGATCTCGGGCATCGGCACGAGGTGGTCCGACAGCGAGACCGAGACGGTGTCGTTGACCAGCGGCGCGCCCAGGCGCGCGGCGCAGGACTGCGCTGCTGGGACGCCCGGCACGACCTCGAAGTCGACCATCGAGGCCGTCGCGCCTTTGGACTCTAAGATCTCGAGGGCCAGCCCCGCGAGCGCGTAGACGTTCGGGTCGCCGCTGCCGACGATGGCGACGTCGTTGCCCGCCAGCGCGCGGTCGATCGACTCCTCGGTGCGGGAGACTTCGCCGCACATCGGCGTGTCGTAGATGTCTTCGGCCTCGTCGGTGATCTCGTCCGGAATCAGCTCGATGTAGGTCGTGTAGCCGACGATGTGGTCGGCCTCGAGCAGCGCCGTCTTCGCGCGGTCGGTCATCCCCTCGGGGTGACCGGGACCGAGGCCGACGGCGATCAGTTGGCCCGGCTCGGCGTCGAAGTCGTCGGCCGTCGCGCCGACCTCCTGCTCGTTCGAACTCCCGTCGTCCGAACTCGAGGCACCACAGTTCGAGGACGACGAGGAACTCGAGGACCCACCGCATTTCGACCCGCTCGAGTCGTCGGTGCTACTGGACGCGCCGCACTTCGAGCCGGAACTCGAGGTGT containing:
- a CDS encoding outer membrane protein assembly factor BamB family protein; translation: MAGTVDTEREDGLDFRTVPLGEIDPARSRHMWTRSAVGLAESGDLVVTGEWDGTVTAREVDSLEPRWTADHPDHAVGIASLGGDGPGDDETIVVAGRGETGTIAAYDAATGERRWRYDTADDVGAAIEDSVFYLPYVVALETGTDADGNERLYAAARRYERDGETRQWHSTVYAFDSAGSLRWTYETDASPIALDLDATGQRLAVGYNRCMGDHDTGLVVLEAETGALEWTWDPGTEGDRRVGDVSFDGDAIAVSSHGDKRGYLLGPGGAERWAIDLAVETEIDGERLYAYPNHVYADDGRVAFVTGNTYAVESRETDGRHPNEHRVAAFDADGTPLWDDDARGFVHGLAADGGRLVAPCAQNFRVRDPETHAVRAFDLESGPAEVERLAGIATAAAFGDGTLAAIEEPVAYHDDGETRGEYALRVGSLE
- a CDS encoding DUF3209 family protein, which codes for MSCHEIEALRLGLMNVLGVGDDSTRDHAEKELEGHLEGPIEGLAEADSLAEIERHLDAALVDLEQEVAELDSEDPEFDYTRGRLLEVRNAERAIQRLRTQGSSIVDGLGDAHDTLHETFPVEE
- a CDS encoding CbiX/SirB N-terminal domain-containing protein; protein product: MSTPDDTTAAPAPGFDDEAVLLIGHGSRREKSNEQVRELAADLESRLGIPVDAAFLELAEPAIDEAFAGLSPVAERVTVVHCSLFAASHVKNDVPLAIEQARAEHDVEIDNGSHLGVHPAILDLLDDRAAAVEAELGVDRADGDVAVVVCGRGSSDPDANGDVHKLARLLYEGREFDRVEASFIGVTEPTLEETLHGLSKHRPDAVVVLPYMLGDGVLTQRVRDWTADFDSDYPYVDAMAGDPLGTDSRLLDVFADRWEEARTDSVEMSCDTCKYKVDLEGYEEDVGGARAMLRALAHQEAHADRDDVDDEPHSHDAPEKHVAVCTNQTCAKMGSPAVLERLRQEVRDSDHCDARITRSSCLGRCGDGPMVAVYPDGIWYGDVDDGDAERIVSDHLDRDRIVSDLVDQTL
- a CDS encoding cobalamin biosynthesis protein; the encoded protein is MSDARSADGGDDALEVSVPSDPLAGHAATAYFWGHVAGSGDVTDDRIEVVANDEASAQVLAAVAGGDLERETTSREYAHDTSITRTEEEYVLTIEGEDGLLGRSGALGLPVDGRGNYRFGAFADYDRELLRGLLEGCGTVCFKSSSGTVGISFVHDDRDLLAFAQELIADCPVDAPFGELSETSSGGHWFGVDDAAAPAFGTWLYEDCEETGLFAPSRRRKLERSLEQADAYDE
- a CDS encoding ferredoxin, giving the protein MPRYEVTIEKDACDGIFACLTRDPRFIEGEDGLATIDPTADPVYDCEGEVIDDAERVVATFDDDRIDEAQQAAAACPTDAIVVEEVGE
- the cobJ gene encoding precorrin-3B C(17)-methyltransferase, whose translation is MSTDTNADADDESTSKCGASTSDASTDTSSSGSKCGASSSTDDSSGSKCGGSSSSSSSSNCGASSSDDGSSNEQEVGATADDFDAEPGQLIAVGLGPGHPEGMTDRAKTALLEADHIVGYTTYIELIPDEITDEAEDIYDTPMCGEVSRTEESIDRALAGNDVAIVGSGDPNVYALAGLALEILESKGATASMVDFEVVPGVPAAQSCAARLGAPLVNDTVSVSLSDHLVPMPEIESRLHSVASENFTITIYNPWSRKRRENFEKACEILLTHRGPDTPVGIVHGAGREDEQVLITELAELENLGESEIVDMTTTIVVGTEDTYVWDDRMVTPRGYETKYDY